In Providencia sneebia DSM 19967, one DNA window encodes the following:
- the sufE gene encoding cysteine desulfuration protein SufE, whose product MPALPDEHKLLRNFARCQNSEERYLYIIELGGNLPELTDAQRSDNNLIAGCQSQVWIDMQKQADGSIKFAGDSDAAIVKGLVAIVIILFQGKTAEQILSLDVKDFFSQLALEQYLTPSRTQGLNAMIRTILARAATM is encoded by the coding sequence ATGCCAGCTTTGCCCGATGAACATAAATTGCTACGTAATTTTGCACGTTGCCAGAATTCGGAAGAACGTTACCTGTATATAATAGAACTTGGCGGGAACTTACCTGAACTGACAGACGCACAGCGTAGTGATAATAACTTGATTGCAGGTTGTCAGAGTCAAGTTTGGATTGATATGCAAAAGCAAGCAGATGGTTCGATTAAATTTGCGGGTGATAGTGATGCGGCTATTGTTAAAGGGCTTGTTGCGATAGTTATTATTTTATTCCAAGGTAAAACAGCAGAACAGATTTTATCATTAGATGTGAAAGACTTTTTCTCACAACTCGCATTAGAACAGTATTTGACACCTTCGCGTACTCAGGGATTAAATGCAATGATCAGGACTATTCTTGCGCGTGCGGCAACGATGTAA
- a CDS encoding MATE family efflux transporter gives MQKYFTEARSLLALGIPIILAQFSQTAMGFVDTVMAGSVSETEMSAVAVGFSIWLPAILFGQGLLMALTPIVAQMNGSGRRNLIGNQIQQGLWLALFLSLGVILLLYNSKLIISNMPHIDQELADKAVRFLHAIMWGAPGYLFYQVYRSQCEGLSKTKPGMVIGFLGLMVNIPINYIFIYGHFGAPALGGVGCGVATASVYWVMCVLMRSYVRRAASQRDIKATTRFASPNPQIMKRIFVLGAPIGLALFFEVTLFAVVALLVAPLGVVAVAGHQVALNFSSVMFMFPLSLGIAATIRVGYNLGQQSTEAAKVSSYTSLAVGLLIACFTAILTVTLREPIALMYNKNPEVVVLASSLMLLAALYQLSDSVQVIGAGILRGYKDTRSIFFITFTAYWLLGLPAGYILALTDLIFPAMGPKGFWIGFVIGLSAAAIGMATRIIWIHKQPDNVVLLRSTR, from the coding sequence GTGCAGAAATACTTCACAGAAGCGCGTAGCTTGCTAGCTCTTGGCATCCCTATCATTCTTGCTCAATTTTCACAAACTGCAATGGGATTTGTGGATACGGTTATGGCAGGAAGTGTTAGCGAAACTGAGATGTCAGCGGTTGCAGTCGGCTTTTCTATTTGGCTGCCAGCGATTCTTTTTGGTCAGGGATTATTAATGGCATTAACGCCAATTGTCGCTCAAATGAATGGATCAGGTCGCCGTAATTTAATTGGTAACCAAATCCAGCAAGGGCTATGGTTAGCGCTATTTTTATCTCTTGGTGTGATCCTTCTTCTTTATAACAGCAAATTGATTATTAGCAACATGCCGCACATTGATCAAGAATTAGCGGATAAGGCGGTCCGATTCTTACATGCAATCATGTGGGGTGCTCCAGGCTATCTATTCTATCAAGTTTATCGTAGTCAATGTGAAGGCCTCTCCAAAACCAAACCGGGTATGGTAATCGGGTTTCTGGGGTTGATGGTTAATATTCCAATTAACTATATTTTCATTTATGGCCATTTTGGTGCACCTGCATTGGGTGGCGTTGGTTGTGGTGTTGCAACTGCATCAGTTTATTGGGTCATGTGTGTCTTAATGCGCAGTTATGTCCGACGTGCAGCATCTCAACGAGATATTAAAGCAACTACCCGCTTTGCCTCCCCTAACCCACAAATTATGAAGCGTATTTTTGTGTTAGGCGCACCGATTGGGCTAGCATTATTCTTTGAAGTTACCCTATTTGCTGTTGTCGCACTATTAGTTGCACCGCTTGGTGTTGTTGCTGTGGCGGGTCACCAAGTTGCGCTTAACTTTAGCTCAGTCATGTTTATGTTCCCATTATCTCTTGGTATCGCGGCAACGATCCGTGTCGGCTATAACCTTGGTCAACAATCAACAGAAGCGGCAAAAGTTTCATCTTATACAAGTTTAGCGGTCGGTTTATTAATTGCTTGTTTCACCGCAATTCTAACCGTGACTCTTCGAGAGCCAATTGCGCTTATGTATAATAAAAATCCTGAAGTTGTCGTTTTGGCTTCTAGTTTGATGCTACTGGCCGCTCTTTACCAATTATCAGATTCCGTCCAAGTTATTGGTGCAGGAATTCTTAGAGGTTATAAAGATACGCGATCTATTTTCTTTATTACCTTCACGGCGTATTGGTTATTAGGATTACCCGCGGGTTATATTTTAGCTTTGACTGATTTGATTTTCCCGGCAATGGGCCCTAAAGGTTTTTGGATTGGTTTTGTCATTGGTTTGAGTGCAGCTGCAATCGGAATGGCAACGCGGATCATATGGATACATAAACAACCTGATAATGTTGTTCTATTACGTTCAACCCGTTAA
- a CDS encoding fimbrial protein, whose amino-acid sequence MRTLKKSLIAVEVVLVLTTAPAAFASGTIKFTGEITDVACTVDSKSKNLNVELGKVSSKSLAAKGEVAGLKDFTIKLIDCPATSKVTVRFGGTRDLIDRDILAINQGTSAATNVGIALFEKDATTPIKLYEDTKEVEFKGATVDLDYVARYKATGTATAGPANSSAVYSIQYQ is encoded by the coding sequence ATGAGAACTCTAAAAAAATCTCTAATCGCAGTAGAGGTTGTTTTAGTTTTAACAACCGCACCAGCAGCTTTTGCATCAGGCACAATTAAATTTACCGGCGAAATAACAGATGTCGCTTGTACAGTTGATAGTAAGTCGAAAAATTTAAATGTTGAATTAGGTAAAGTTTCATCTAAAAGCTTAGCTGCTAAAGGTGAAGTTGCTGGATTGAAAGATTTCACTATTAAATTAATTGATTGCCCAGCGACGTCTAAAGTTACTGTTAGATTTGGTGGAACTCGTGATCTTATCGACCGCGATATTCTCGCTATCAACCAAGGGACTAGTGCTGCAACTAACGTTGGTATTGCCTTGTTTGAGAAAGATGCTACGACACCAATTAAACTTTACGAAGATACTAAAGAAGTTGAGTTTAAAGGGGCTACAGTCGATTTAGATTACGTTGCGCGTTATAAAGCTACAGGTACTGCCACAGCAGGTCCTGCGAATAGTAGCGCAGTTTATAGTATTCAGTACCAATAA
- a CDS encoding major outer membrane lipoprotein, whose protein sequence is MIRTKIVLGSIVLASALLAGCSTNNSTEIQRLSSDVQTLNGKVDQLSSDVQTIRAEVQTAQQEAARANQRLDNQVRSYKK, encoded by the coding sequence ATGATTCGTACTAAAATTGTACTGGGCTCTATCGTATTAGCTTCAGCTTTACTAGCGGGTTGTTCTACCAATAATAGCACTGAGATCCAAAGACTATCTTCAGATGTTCAAACTCTGAATGGTAAAGTTGATCAACTGAGCAGCGATGTTCAAACTATCCGTGCTGAAGTACAAACTGCACAGCAAGAAGCTGCACGTGCTAACCAACGTCTAGATAACCAAGTTCGTTCTTACAAAAAATAA
- a CDS encoding LysR family transcriptional regulator: MEKTRTTLDQWITLQAVVDYGGFAQAAEALHRTQSSISYTISKLEQLLEIKIFSLEKRRAVLTSEGQQLLELSREVTSKAISLEMKAKFLNGNQNNKINIIIDSLYHSDYILDLIGGFTRIRKDYDIDFIRTSMKKSDIYTLSDYDLLITHHNIESLNPIFLEQIEGVLVTSKEHKLQSLNDGNILKVLEKTTYIDLGSMMKTNIKRTQTINVPNVETAIKLTENSFGYSCLPRNLISKELANNTLKELKIINKNIYANFYMYMNKNSVLNDTFKELLSDNKLQHFLNAL; the protein is encoded by the coding sequence ATGGAAAAAACGCGAACGACATTAGATCAATGGATAACTTTGCAGGCAGTAGTTGACTATGGTGGTTTTGCCCAAGCAGCTGAAGCATTGCATAGAACACAATCTTCTATTAGTTATACAATTAGTAAATTAGAACAACTTCTTGAAATTAAAATATTTTCTTTAGAGAAGCGTCGTGCAGTGCTGACCTCAGAAGGGCAACAATTGTTAGAATTATCTAGAGAGGTAACAAGTAAAGCTATTTCATTAGAAATGAAAGCTAAGTTTTTGAATGGTAATCAAAATAATAAAATTAATATTATTATAGACTCGCTTTATCACAGTGATTACATTCTAGATTTAATCGGAGGTTTTACTCGAATAAGAAAAGACTATGATATTGATTTTATTAGAACTTCAATGAAAAAATCCGATATTTATACTTTAAGCGATTATGATTTATTGATAACGCATCACAACATTGAATCATTAAATCCGATATTTCTAGAGCAAATAGAAGGGGTTTTAGTCACTAGCAAAGAACATAAATTACAGTCTTTGAATGATGGTAATATATTGAAAGTATTAGAAAAAACAACATATATAGACTTGGGCTCTATGATGAAAACCAATATAAAAAGAACGCAGACTATCAATGTTCCTAATGTTGAAACAGCGATTAAATTAACAGAAAACTCTTTTGGTTATTCATGTTTACCGAGAAACTTAATAAGCAAAGAACTCGCTAATAACACGCTGAAAGAATTAAAGATTATAAATAAAAATATCTATGCTAATTTCTATATGTATATGAATAAAAATTCAGTTTTGAATGATACTTTTAAAGAACTTTTATCGGATAATAAATTACAACATTTCTTAAATGCTTTATAA
- a CDS encoding L,D-transpeptidase family protein: MKKVFSLASLFVASVFASSVQAMDYPLPDSNSRLIGENSIYTVPYDGRSLEAIASEYQIGLLAMLEANPGTDPYLPEAGKELIIPTQMLLPATPRTGMVINLAELRLYYYPANSQEVVVYPIGIGQLGRDTPEMVTSISQLIKDPTWTPTANIRKNYAKEGIILPAVVPAGPENPMGLYALRLSHGRGEYLIHGTNADFGIGMRVSSGCIRLRPDDIEALFKTVPKGTRVQIINQPIKYSKEADGSYYIEVHQPLSKNENDDPQTMPIPLSNDFKRFLENEGIDKTLVQNEIARRSGLPVRVNRDDNSTQKEYDETSSSDSVAQQGQYPELNPIEDFSIFQPQPVYEPAEEQ; this comes from the coding sequence ATGAAGAAAGTGTTTTCGTTGGCGAGTTTGTTTGTGGCGAGTGTTTTTGCATCATCAGTACAAGCAATGGATTATCCATTACCGGACAGTAATTCGCGTCTGATTGGTGAGAATTCAATTTATACTGTGCCATATGATGGACGGTCGTTAGAAGCAATAGCGAGTGAATATCAAATTGGTTTACTCGCGATGTTAGAAGCCAATCCGGGAACGGATCCTTATTTACCGGAAGCGGGCAAAGAACTGATTATTCCTACACAAATGCTCCTGCCTGCAACACCAAGAACGGGCATGGTGATTAACCTTGCTGAATTGCGTCTGTATTACTATCCTGCAAATAGCCAAGAAGTTGTAGTTTATCCTATTGGTATTGGTCAGTTAGGTCGTGATACACCTGAAATGGTGACATCAATTAGCCAATTGATTAAAGACCCAACATGGACACCGACGGCGAATATTCGTAAGAATTATGCTAAAGAAGGTATTATATTACCTGCTGTTGTTCCAGCAGGGCCTGAAAATCCGATGGGGTTATATGCTTTACGCTTATCTCATGGACGTGGTGAATATTTGATCCACGGAACAAATGCTGATTTTGGTATTGGTATGCGAGTCAGTTCAGGTTGTATTCGTCTACGCCCTGATGATATTGAAGCATTATTTAAGACTGTTCCAAAAGGGACTCGAGTACAAATTATTAATCAGCCGATTAAATATTCAAAAGAGGCTGATGGAAGCTACTACATTGAGGTACATCAACCGCTTTCAAAGAATGAAAATGATGATCCTCAAACAATGCCAATTCCACTATCGAATGATTTCAAACGTTTTCTAGAAAATGAAGGCATTGATAAGACGCTTGTACAAAATGAAATAGCAAGGCGTTCAGGATTACCTGTGCGAGTGAATAGGGATGATAACTCAACACAAAAAGAATATGATGAAACATCAAGCAGTGATAGCGTAGCGCAACAAGGGCAATATCCTGAATTAAATCCGATTGAAGATTTTTCGATTTTTCAGCCTCAGCCGGTATATGAGCCAGCTGAAGAACAATAG
- a CDS encoding fimbrial protein, which produces MIKLATVCCASLIFLYSQSSFAEFRSEFTTKTITKNETLYVSRSLPVGSFIGSVDLNSHNAWAWWNISGTTWVGIFLPSIGAGTFKSAEGGYVRPIPGSGIGYALHGTVTGPCSGSAFVDGQNNMDKNISNRMICRSNATSAFYGVKLRADFYKLSNNVPTQTLPTIRAAMLILYHNGFITSDYYGNKEPNVYLSGIKVVSSGCDVKNPSINVPIGKISKATFSGVGSTSPDSKKKIKIQLDCDPITPIKITFVGTQDESKTAGAIALNNLNDVNTAQGYAIQVKYNNSPIKLNQIMEIVKSNTAGQYEIPLEAAYIQTKSVTKAGQANGTLQFNMRYH; this is translated from the coding sequence ATGATTAAATTAGCCACAGTATGTTGCGCCTCATTAATTTTCCTATATTCACAATCTAGTTTTGCAGAATTTAGGTCTGAATTTACGACTAAAACAATAACTAAAAATGAAACATTATATGTATCGCGTAGTTTACCTGTAGGGAGTTTTATCGGATCAGTTGACTTAAATAGCCATAATGCATGGGCATGGTGGAATATTTCGGGTACAACTTGGGTTGGAATATTTTTGCCAAGTATTGGTGCTGGCACATTTAAATCCGCTGAAGGGGGCTACGTCAGACCAATTCCTGGTTCAGGAATTGGTTATGCACTACATGGAACTGTGACAGGGCCTTGTAGTGGTAGTGCATTTGTTGATGGGCAAAATAATATGGATAAAAATATCAGTAACAGGATGATTTGTCGCTCAAATGCAACAAGTGCGTTCTACGGCGTGAAGTTACGGGCTGATTTTTATAAATTAAGCAATAACGTGCCGACTCAAACATTGCCTACAATACGAGCTGCTATGCTGATACTATATCATAATGGTTTTATCACCTCAGATTATTATGGTAATAAAGAGCCAAATGTTTACTTAAGTGGCATCAAAGTTGTTTCAAGTGGGTGTGATGTTAAAAATCCATCCATTAATGTGCCTATCGGTAAAATTAGTAAAGCAACTTTTTCAGGTGTTGGCTCCACAAGCCCTGATAGCAAGAAAAAAATTAAAATTCAATTAGATTGTGACCCTATTACACCAATTAAAATAACGTTTGTTGGCACTCAAGATGAAAGTAAAACAGCAGGGGCAATTGCGTTAAATAATTTAAATGATGTTAACACTGCCCAAGGGTATGCTATTCAAGTGAAGTATAATAATTCTCCAATCAAGCTAAACCAGATAATGGAAATAGTGAAGTCGAATACGGCAGGGCAATATGAAATCCCACTTGAAGCCGCTTATATCCAAACGAAATCAGTGACTAAAGCTGGACAAGCTAATGGCACATTACAATTTAATATGCGATATCACTAA
- the pykF gene encoding pyruvate kinase PykF, translating to MKKTKIVCTIGPKTESEEKLNQLLDAGMNVMRLNFSHGDYDEHGQRIKNLRAVCAKTGKQAAILLDTKGPEIRTMKLEGGNDVSLVAGQTFAFTTDTSVIGNKDRVAVTYPGLTNDLNAGDTVLVDDGLIGMKVKDVTATEVICEVLNNGDLGEKKGVNLPGVSIGLPALADKDKEDLVFGCEQGVDFVAASFIRKRSDVEEIRAHLKKHGGENIQIISKIENQEGLNNFDEILEASDGIMVARGDLGVEIPVEEVIFAQKMMIEKCVLARKVVITATQMLDSMIKNPRPTRAEAGDVANAILDGTDAVMLSGESAKGKYPVEAVTIMATICERTDRVMHSRIDTQKPGQRLRVTEAVCRGAVEMSEKLEVPLIVVATFGGKSAKSVRKYFPTAPILALTTNEETARQLLLVKGVIPVMIKGFISTDDFYREGKRAALNSGLAKEGDAVVMVSGSLVPSGTTNTSSVHIL from the coding sequence ATGAAAAAGACAAAAATTGTTTGTACCATTGGTCCAAAAACCGAGTCAGAAGAAAAATTAAATCAACTTCTCGATGCAGGCATGAATGTTATGCGCCTGAATTTCTCTCACGGCGATTATGACGAACACGGTCAACGTATCAAAAATCTTCGCGCAGTCTGCGCAAAAACAGGTAAGCAAGCCGCTATCCTTCTTGATACTAAAGGACCTGAAATCCGTACCATGAAACTTGAAGGTGGTAATGATGTTTCATTGGTCGCAGGTCAAACCTTTGCATTTACAACCGATACTTCCGTTATTGGTAATAAAGATAGAGTTGCTGTGACTTACCCTGGTCTGACTAACGACTTGAATGCTGGTGATACCGTCCTAGTTGATGATGGTTTGATTGGGATGAAGGTAAAAGATGTCACTGCAACAGAAGTCATTTGTGAAGTCTTAAATAATGGTGATTTAGGCGAGAAAAAAGGCGTTAACCTGCCAGGTGTTTCTATTGGTCTACCTGCTCTTGCTGATAAAGATAAAGAAGATTTGGTCTTTGGTTGCGAACAAGGTGTTGATTTCGTTGCTGCATCTTTTATTCGTAAACGTTCTGATGTTGAAGAAATTCGTGCTCACCTGAAAAAGCATGGCGGCGAAAATATCCAGATTATTTCTAAGATTGAAAACCAAGAAGGTTTGAACAATTTCGATGAAATCTTAGAAGCTTCTGACGGCATCATGGTTGCTCGTGGTGACCTCGGTGTTGAAATTCCAGTTGAAGAAGTTATCTTTGCACAAAAAATGATGATTGAAAAATGCGTTTTAGCGCGCAAAGTTGTTATTACTGCGACTCAAATGCTAGATTCAATGATCAAAAACCCGCGCCCTACTCGCGCTGAAGCGGGCGACGTAGCAAACGCCATCCTTGATGGTACTGATGCGGTCATGCTATCCGGTGAAAGTGCTAAAGGTAAATATCCTGTTGAAGCGGTTACCATCATGGCCACTATCTGTGAACGTACTGATCGCGTTATGCACAGCCGTATTGACACTCAGAAACCAGGCCAACGTCTTCGTGTTACTGAAGCAGTTTGCCGCGGTGCTGTAGAAATGTCAGAAAAACTGGAAGTTCCTCTGATTGTTGTAGCAACTTTTGGTGGTAAATCTGCGAAATCAGTTCGTAAATACTTCCCAACTGCACCCATTCTAGCATTAACAACCAATGAAGAAACTGCACGTCAACTTCTTCTGGTTAAAGGTGTTATTCCAGTTATGATCAAAGGTTTCATCTCAACTGATGATTTCTATCGTGAAGGTAAACGCGCGGCTTTAAATAGTGGTTTAGCCAAAGAAGGCGATGCTGTTGTCATGGTATCAGGTTCACTTGTTCCAAGTGGAACAACAAACACTTCTTCAGTGCATATTCTGTAA
- a CDS encoding fimbria/pilus outer membrane usher protein, with product MPISFLKKNPVYSKSFIAISIILYMDNANAEDLFDINAINTGIESQVADVNSLGYLSYSGGQLPGTYYTDVFINQNLVDSQSLTFVFDEKSKQLVPQLNKGMLLNWGVKNTVSNSFANISNDAVITNLDELIPGAKINYHFANNQLEINIPQIGLENTSRGYIEPSEWDNGINAAFVNYTARYNKYWYKEKNNLDNTFLGLRSGVNFDAWRLRNHSTYTRNAGETNWNSLQTYLERDIRALKSHLTLGETSSDSGIMESNPYLGIKLTSDESMLPQSQRGFAPVVTGIAQSNATVTVKQNGSVIYQTTVPPGEFSISDLYPTSYSGDLDVTIEEADGTVRSFIQPFSAVPMMQRTGALKYSIDIGQYNASNARRKPKFFQTSLNYGLPYNLSIYGGTILSPDYQAYTLGSGVNLGNIGALSMDVTESLAKLIDDTKAKGQSYRVQYSKHITDTGTSFSLASYRYSTKDYYDFSTANNDFYHLGRKKQQFQVALSQSLNDIGYLSLNGYQQYYWDKSGSDKNLTMSFSSNYKLLNYSASYTYSKQSYTQTNDQIISLNLSIPFDWGQKNNWINYSYTGSRHGDSTSSLSYSSSLLEDDNLQYDITQRYNHNRNEYNSSISANYIVSSGEYSAGYNYTPNYHSVDVGATGAFMLHADGITASQSIYDSAVLVKAQGIENLKVNNTQALYTDANGFAVIPSVTRYERNKINVDAATLTGNNDIAVSTTTVVPTQGAIVLADFHAKRGARVLLKVMYKGKPISFGTQVSVFEDTQQISSGIVANDGEVYLSGVPAQSQIVAKWGTNENQRCEIPLSLSLDNEKIQFIEKNCE from the coding sequence ATGCCAATTTCTTTTTTAAAGAAAAATCCAGTTTATTCAAAATCTTTCATTGCCATTAGCATTATTTTATATATGGATAATGCTAATGCCGAAGATCTATTTGATATTAATGCTATTAATACTGGAATTGAGAGCCAAGTTGCTGATGTCAACAGTTTAGGGTATCTATCCTATTCGGGAGGGCAGCTTCCGGGTACATATTATACAGATGTATTTATTAATCAAAATTTAGTCGATAGCCAAAGTTTAACATTTGTATTTGATGAAAAATCAAAGCAATTAGTCCCACAACTTAACAAAGGGATGCTATTAAACTGGGGTGTTAAAAATACGGTTAGTAACAGTTTTGCTAATATAAGTAATGATGCGGTTATTACTAACCTTGATGAACTTATCCCTGGTGCAAAAATTAATTACCATTTTGCTAATAACCAATTAGAAATTAATATTCCTCAAATAGGATTAGAAAATACGAGTCGTGGCTATATCGAGCCTAGTGAATGGGATAATGGGATTAATGCCGCCTTTGTTAATTATACTGCTAGATATAATAAATATTGGTATAAAGAAAAAAATAATCTTGATAACACCTTTCTAGGGTTAAGAAGTGGTGTTAATTTCGATGCTTGGCGTTTACGTAACCATAGTACTTACACAAGAAATGCCGGTGAAACAAACTGGAATAGTCTACAAACTTATTTAGAACGAGATATTCGTGCATTAAAAAGCCATTTAACACTCGGAGAGACATCATCCGACAGTGGTATAATGGAAAGTAATCCTTATTTGGGGATAAAACTTACATCAGATGAAAGCATGTTGCCACAAAGCCAACGTGGATTTGCGCCTGTTGTTACGGGTATTGCACAGTCTAATGCAACAGTTACAGTTAAACAAAATGGTAGTGTTATCTATCAAACGACTGTTCCGCCGGGCGAATTTTCTATAAGTGATTTGTATCCAACTTCTTACAGTGGTGATCTAGATGTCACGATTGAAGAAGCAGATGGAACCGTTCGGTCATTTATTCAGCCATTTTCAGCTGTGCCGATGATGCAAAGAACAGGTGCTTTGAAGTATAGCATTGATATTGGCCAATATAATGCGAGCAATGCGCGCCGTAAACCAAAATTCTTTCAAACATCATTAAATTATGGACTGCCATATAATTTATCTATTTATGGTGGCACCATATTGTCGCCTGATTATCAAGCATACACGCTAGGAAGCGGGGTAAATTTAGGCAATATAGGCGCTCTTTCCATGGATGTGACAGAGTCTTTGGCTAAATTAATCGATGATACTAAAGCTAAAGGCCAGTCGTATCGTGTGCAATATTCTAAACATATCACAGATACAGGAACTTCGTTTTCCTTGGCATCTTATCGTTATTCGACAAAGGATTATTATGATTTTTCCACCGCCAATAATGATTTTTATCATTTAGGAAGGAAAAAACAGCAGTTTCAAGTGGCACTTTCGCAATCACTTAATGATATTGGTTATTTATCGCTTAATGGATATCAACAATACTATTGGGATAAAAGTGGTTCCGACAAAAATCTCACCATGAGTTTTAGCTCGAATTATAAATTGCTGAATTATAGTGCTTCCTATACCTACTCGAAGCAAAGTTATACTCAAACTAATGACCAAATTATTTCGTTAAATTTAAGTATTCCATTTGATTGGGGACAAAAAAATAATTGGATTAATTATAGTTATACGGGGAGTCGCCATGGCGATTCAACCAGTTCACTTAGCTATAGCTCGTCATTATTAGAAGATGATAATTTACAATACGATATTACCCAACGATATAACCATAATCGTAATGAATATAATAGTTCTATCAGTGCAAACTACATAGTTTCATCTGGAGAATATAGTGCCGGATATAATTACACACCGAATTATCATTCAGTTGATGTCGGTGCAACGGGAGCATTTATGCTGCATGCGGATGGTATCACTGCATCTCAATCAATATATGATTCTGCGGTACTGGTGAAAGCACAAGGTATTGAGAATTTAAAAGTAAATAATACTCAGGCGTTATATACCGATGCGAATGGTTTTGCCGTTATTCCAAGTGTAACCCGATATGAGCGAAATAAAATCAATGTCGATGCCGCAACCTTAACGGGAAATAATGATATTGCAGTGAGTACAACAACAGTTGTACCGACACAAGGCGCAATTGTATTAGCAGATTTCCATGCCAAGCGTGGTGCTAGAGTATTACTGAAGGTGATGTATAAAGGTAAACCTATTTCTTTTGGTACTCAAGTATCTGTTTTTGAAGATACTCAACAAATTTCCAGTGGGATTGTCGCCAATGATGGCGAAGTTTATTTAAGTGGTGTTCCAGCACAAAGCCAAATAGTGGCGAAATGGGGCACAAATGAAAATCAACGCTGTGAAATACCGTTATCTTTATCATTAGACAATGAAAAGATCCAATTTATTGAGAAAAACTGTGAATAG
- a CDS encoding molecular chaperone gives MKRILISVFFLLFSLPNLSFAEGISIGGTRFVYAENKREIDIPIFNSDKEKPFLIQSWVSAFEGDAKAPFIATPPLFRIEPNTNGSARISYIGEPLANNTEQIYLLNIKSIPPKDSNIGNELQIIINSQFKLFLRSKDIEPFDFDKVSVIKKTNGIIIDNQTPYHLSVKEIFVNGTKVKSKNFIYPFKNINVYEHNINSNDTIVVQFINDYGAIIEKKIN, from the coding sequence ATGAAAAGAATATTAATCTCCGTTTTTTTTCTCTTATTTTCTTTGCCTAATCTATCCTTTGCTGAAGGGATAAGCATTGGGGGTACACGTTTTGTTTATGCAGAAAATAAACGTGAAATTGATATTCCAATTTTTAACAGCGATAAAGAAAAACCATTTTTAATTCAAAGCTGGGTATCTGCATTTGAAGGGGATGCCAAAGCACCTTTTATAGCAACACCACCTTTATTCAGGATAGAACCAAACACAAATGGTTCCGCACGTATTTCTTATATCGGTGAGCCTTTAGCAAATAATACAGAACAGATTTACCTACTTAATATTAAATCCATACCACCAAAGGATAGCAATATTGGTAATGAGTTACAGATTATTATTAATTCACAGTTTAAGTTATTTCTAAGATCAAAAGATATTGAACCATTTGATTTTGATAAGGTTAGTGTTATCAAAAAAACAAATGGAATAATAATTGATAATCAAACTCCTTACCATTTATCAGTAAAAGAAATTTTTGTCAACGGAACTAAGGTCAAAAGTAAAAACTTTATTTACCCCTTTAAGAATATCAATGTTTATGAACATAACATAAATAGTAATGACACAATAGTTGTTCAGTTTATTAATGATTATGGTGCGATTATTGAAAAAAAGATTAATTAA